Proteins from a single region of Pseudopedobacter saltans DSM 12145:
- a CDS encoding acyl-CoA thioesterase, whose protein sequence is MNFYTRKWVKPEDLNAHGTLFGGSLLSWIDEEAAIYSIIQLGTNRCVTKYMSEINFINSAKQGDIIELGIKAVHFGRTSLTLTCQVRNKITLKTILTIEKIVFVSVNENGEPAPHGKTAITYTDERLREE, encoded by the coding sequence ATGAACTTTTATACCAGAAAGTGGGTAAAACCCGAGGATTTAAACGCACACGGAACTTTATTTGGAGGTAGTCTGTTAAGCTGGATCGACGAGGAAGCCGCCATTTATTCCATTATCCAATTAGGAACAAATAGGTGTGTTACTAAATATATGTCTGAAATCAATTTTATAAATTCGGCAAAACAGGGAGATATTATCGAACTGGGGATTAAAGCTGTCCATTTCGGCCGGACGTCATTAACACTCACCTGTCAGGTGAGAAATAAAATCACTCTAAAAACGATATTGACTATTGAAAAAATTGTGTTTGTAAGTGTAAATGAAAACGGCGAACCTGCTCCGCATGGAAAAACGGCTATTACTTATACAGACGAGCGTCTAAGAGAGGAATAA
- the mutL gene encoding DNA mismatch repair endonuclease MutL, with protein sequence MSDIIQLLPDSVANQIAAGEVVQRPASAVKELIENSIDAGADKIQLIIKDAGKTLIQIIDNGCGMSPTDARMCLERHATSKIRKAEDLFAIRTMGFRGEAMASIAAIAQMEIKTKRHEDELGNSIIVEGSEVINQEPCAGANGTSISVKNLFFNIPARRNFLKSNAVEMRHIIDEFQRVALAHPEIHFTLHHDGQEVYHLPQATLKQRIIHLLGNNYNERLVPVDEDTSIIQLKGFIGKPSFAKKTRGDQFFFVNKRFIKDPYLNHAVMAAYEELLTEDSFPLYVLFIDIDPSRIDINVHPTKTEIKYQDDKAIYAIIRSAVKRSLGKYNITPTLDFDQETGFERMITHKPLDEITPPQISFNPNFNPFGNEVSTVKSKSDNFRAIAERTNSGSGNWSTLYNIVEQEKAEQIPLDLGVTTTVSLNQEDSVESPVADNRNLFQIHQKYIISQIKSGFMLIDQQAAHERILYEKFLEQLESHKGLSQQSLFPQTITLNAMDFALVNELLPSFHALGFQIREFGKNTLVIEGVPADIPENHNLAEMMEKLIEGFKNNYSTLKLDKRDNLARTLAKNASIKAGTVLKQEEMNNLIDQLFACNIPGISISGKQIIIKITLDELAERFNKS encoded by the coding sequence ATGTCAGATATCATACAACTTTTGCCCGATTCGGTTGCTAATCAGATTGCTGCTGGGGAAGTAGTCCAAAGGCCTGCTTCCGCAGTAAAAGAACTGATCGAAAACTCGATAGATGCTGGCGCTGATAAGATTCAGTTGATTATTAAGGATGCGGGCAAAACACTTATACAAATAATAGACAACGGTTGTGGAATGAGTCCAACAGATGCAAGAATGTGTCTGGAACGACATGCCACTTCTAAAATAAGAAAAGCCGAAGATCTCTTCGCTATTCGCACCATGGGTTTTCGGGGCGAAGCAATGGCTTCTATAGCTGCTATTGCCCAAATGGAAATCAAAACTAAAAGACATGAAGATGAGCTTGGAAATTCTATTATTGTAGAAGGTTCCGAAGTCATTAATCAGGAGCCATGTGCTGGTGCTAATGGAACATCCATCAGTGTTAAAAACCTTTTTTTCAATATTCCTGCAAGAAGGAACTTTTTAAAAAGTAATGCCGTAGAAATGCGTCATATCATAGACGAATTTCAGCGTGTTGCGCTGGCACATCCGGAAATACATTTCACCTTACATCACGACGGACAGGAGGTTTATCATCTCCCTCAGGCAACATTAAAACAAAGAATTATACATCTGCTGGGGAACAATTATAATGAAAGGCTTGTCCCTGTTGATGAAGACACGAGCATCATACAATTGAAAGGATTTATCGGTAAACCGTCTTTTGCAAAGAAGACAAGGGGCGACCAGTTTTTCTTTGTCAATAAAAGGTTTATAAAGGATCCATATCTCAACCATGCTGTTATGGCCGCTTACGAAGAGCTTCTAACAGAAGATAGTTTTCCTTTATATGTCTTGTTTATCGATATTGATCCATCCAGAATAGATATTAACGTACATCCCACGAAAACGGAAATTAAATACCAGGACGATAAAGCGATTTACGCCATTATCCGTTCAGCAGTAAAAAGGTCGTTAGGAAAGTACAATATTACCCCAACGCTGGATTTCGACCAGGAAACGGGTTTCGAGAGAATGATTACGCACAAACCCCTGGATGAAATCACTCCGCCTCAAATCAGTTTTAATCCAAATTTTAATCCCTTTGGGAATGAGGTCTCTACAGTAAAATCAAAATCAGATAACTTTAGGGCTATTGCAGAAAGAACCAATTCTGGTTCGGGCAATTGGTCTACTTTATACAATATCGTTGAACAGGAAAAGGCGGAGCAAATCCCTTTGGATTTGGGGGTAACCACAACTGTTTCTTTAAATCAGGAAGATTCTGTAGAATCTCCCGTAGCCGACAATAGAAACCTTTTTCAGATCCATCAGAAATACATCATTTCCCAAATAAAATCGGGATTTATGTTGATAGACCAGCAAGCTGCACATGAAAGGATATTGTACGAAAAATTCCTGGAACAACTTGAAAGTCATAAAGGATTAAGCCAACAGAGTTTATTTCCGCAGACCATTACGTTAAATGCGATGGATTTTGCTCTAGTTAATGAACTATTACCTTCTTTTCATGCTTTGGGTTTCCAAATCAGAGAATTTGGCAAAAACACCCTTGTTATAGAAGGTGTTCCGGCTGATATCCCAGAAAACCATAATCTGGCCGAAATGATGGAAAAACTTATTGAAGGTTTTAAAAACAACTATAGTACTTTAAAACTTGATAAAAGAGACAACTTAGCAAGAACACTGGCTAAAAATGCTTCAATAAAAGCAGGGACTGTTTTAAAGCAGGAAGAAATGAATAATCTGATAGATCAGTTGTTTGCTTGCAATATTCCGGGGATTTCTATTTCGGGAAAACAAATTATTATAAAAATAACTTTAGACGAATTAGCGGAACGCTTTAATAAAAGCTAA
- the bshA gene encoding N-acetyl-alpha-D-glucosaminyl L-malate synthase BshA gives MKIGIVCYPTFGGSGVVATELGKALAANGHQVHFITYRQPARLDFFSENLYYHEVSVSNYPLFDYAPYELALSSKMVDVVRFEKLDILHVHYAIPHASAAYMAKQILATFGIKIPVVTTLHGTDITLVGKDMTYKPVVTFSINQSDGVTAVSDDLRKSTYDHFDIIKDIKVIPNFIDLERFNLQPKDHFKKAIAPFGERILIHTSNFRKVKRTQDVIHIFKKILDVIPAKLLMVGDGPERVNCEALSRELEVCEHVRFLGKQDAVEEILSVADLFLMPSESESFGLAALEAMACKVPVISSNSGGLPELNVDGVTGFMSAVGDVEDMAEKAIRILKDDSQLKVFKENALARAKEFDLKLILPIYESYYQQVIDESK, from the coding sequence ATGAAAATTGGAATAGTTTGTTATCCTACATTTGGTGGAAGTGGTGTCGTTGCGACCGAACTTGGAAAGGCGCTTGCTGCTAATGGTCACCAGGTTCACTTTATTACTTATAGACAACCCGCCCGATTAGACTTCTTTTCGGAAAATTTATATTATCACGAGGTATCAGTTTCTAACTATCCATTATTTGATTACGCTCCCTATGAATTGGCATTATCCAGTAAAATGGTAGATGTGGTTAGATTTGAGAAGCTGGATATCCTGCATGTTCATTACGCTATTCCACATGCTTCAGCTGCTTATATGGCAAAGCAAATATTAGCAACTTTTGGAATAAAAATACCGGTTGTAACTACTTTACATGGTACAGATATCACTTTAGTTGGAAAGGACATGACCTATAAACCGGTTGTAACTTTTTCGATTAATCAATCTGACGGTGTAACGGCTGTGTCCGACGATCTGAGAAAATCAACCTATGATCATTTTGATATAATAAAGGATATAAAGGTTATTCCGAATTTTATAGACCTCGAAAGATTTAATCTTCAACCGAAAGACCACTTTAAAAAAGCAATAGCTCCATTTGGAGAGCGTATCCTTATACATACTTCCAATTTTAGAAAAGTAAAAAGGACACAGGATGTTATTCATATTTTTAAGAAAATACTGGACGTAATACCTGCTAAACTTTTAATGGTAGGAGATGGCCCCGAGCGTGTGAATTGTGAAGCCTTGTCCCGCGAATTGGAAGTATGTGAACATGTTAGATTTTTAGGCAAACAAGATGCCGTAGAAGAGATTTTATCAGTAGCAGATTTATTTTTAATGCCTTCCGAATCTGAAAGTTTTGGATTGGCGGCACTGGAAGCAATGGCGTGTAAAGTTCCTGTTATATCAAGTAATTCAGGTGGCTTGCCAGAACTAAATGTGGATGGAGTGACAGGTTTTATGAGTGCGGTTGGTGATGTTGAAGATATGGCGGAAAAAGCAATCCGTATTTTAAAAGATGATTCGCAATTGAAGGTTTTTAAAGAGAATGCACTCGCAAGAGCAAAAGAGTTCGATTTAAAATTAATTTTGCCGATTTATGAAAGCTACTATCAACAGGTAATTGACGAGTCTAAGTAA
- a CDS encoding rhomboid family protein, translated as MNTYNELKYKVFNSGSKVNLFIGINVIVFLMLSIISLVSLLFFKQGGIDLFTYEYLGVPANLHSLLYRFWTPFTYMFVHEGIWHILFNMLWLFWMGKIFEGFQNPKKLTFLYILGGISGAAFYIICYNLIPAFKDSAPTSIAVGSSAAVSAIVIATATLLPNYSIQLLLFGSVKLKWLALVFIIIDVISLAGSNAGGHLSHLGGALFGFFYIKSLQNGKDWSKVFENVFKPRKKLKIVSKNFDVESPSNNDQLPNQETVDAILDKISQSGYNSLSKKEKNTLFRASRGNEEE; from the coding sequence ATGAATACGTATAACGAGCTCAAATACAAAGTTTTTAATTCTGGAAGCAAGGTTAATTTGTTTATCGGGATTAATGTTATCGTATTTTTAATGCTGTCTATCATATCTCTTGTAAGTTTATTGTTTTTTAAACAGGGAGGGATAGACCTTTTTACCTACGAATATCTGGGAGTTCCTGCAAACTTACATAGTCTATTATACAGATTCTGGACTCCTTTCACTTATATGTTCGTCCACGAAGGTATTTGGCATATTTTATTTAATATGCTTTGGTTGTTTTGGATGGGTAAAATTTTTGAAGGTTTTCAAAACCCTAAAAAACTAACTTTCTTATATATCTTAGGCGGGATTTCGGGAGCTGCATTTTATATCATTTGCTATAATTTGATTCCTGCTTTTAAAGATTCTGCACCAACGTCTATAGCTGTGGGTTCGTCTGCAGCTGTAAGCGCAATAGTTATAGCAACGGCTACACTTCTGCCTAATTATTCTATACAGTTATTATTATTCGGGTCTGTCAAATTAAAATGGCTGGCTTTAGTTTTTATAATTATTGATGTAATTAGCCTGGCTGGCTCAAACGCAGGCGGGCATCTCTCCCATCTGGGCGGAGCGTTGTTCGGTTTCTTTTACATCAAATCGCTTCAGAATGGCAAAGATTGGAGCAAAGTTTTCGAGAATGTATTTAAGCCAAGAAAAAAGCTTAAAATTGTATCGAAAAATTTCGATGTAGAGTCACCGTCTAATAACGATCAATTGCCTAATCAGGAAACTGTAGATGCTATTTTAGACAAAATTTCTCAGTCGGGTTATAATTCATTAAGCAAAAAAGAGAAAAACACGCTATTTAGAGCGAGTCGGGGAAATGAAGAAGAATAA
- a CDS encoding serine hydrolase domain-containing protein encodes MLRGFLSTGLFCLLLAIQACGQEHKRNQIWVEDLETANKNTVVLNNGSSQIPLIHFEKLHVASLNLGFNNMGVLDSIFSKYKTIDTFSVADNNQLGLVDDLKLYNQIVVVVKDSLLLDQANLDMLKALEAKKNIIIAMFGKGSYLQYLNEITSPIIWSSSEDAVAASLVAQIICGGRGVQNKLEENYSPKYVKGMGDDVFPIRLAYSVPEEVGINSNNLSEIDKIVNKAIDEQATPGAVVLVAVKGKVIYNKAFGHPTYQDKHPVEVNDIYDLASITKIAATTMASMKLYEEGKLKLDDIVSNYISRTKKTDKANIKIKDILLHQAGFIPFIPFYQNLKPMDYSRDSSADFSVKVADSFFLKKDYYKNVMWKQMLEVPLKTPGKYVYSDLSMYYMKEVIEGITGETLPKYVEDNFYKPLGMDATLFNPRNRFDKSRIIPTEKDEYFRKTLLWGYVHDQGAAMAGGVAGHAGLFSIATDLATLGQMLLNKGAYGSVEYFKPQTVELFTSRQSSVSRRGLGFDRWDPDLSKKYPSELASPETFGHTGYTGTCFWVDPARELIYVFLSNRVNPKVTNTLLQLNVRSNIQDVIYKAINNKNE; translated from the coding sequence ATGTTAAGAGGTTTTTTGAGTACAGGTTTGTTTTGTTTGTTGCTGGCAATTCAGGCATGCGGACAAGAGCATAAACGGAATCAGATATGGGTAGAAGATCTGGAAACAGCAAATAAAAATACGGTAGTATTAAATAACGGATCTTCGCAAATTCCCTTAATTCATTTCGAAAAACTTCATGTCGCCAGTTTAAATCTTGGATTTAATAATATGGGTGTTTTAGACAGTATCTTCTCTAAATATAAAACCATAGATACTTTCTCTGTGGCAGATAATAACCAATTAGGGCTGGTAGACGATCTTAAACTGTATAATCAAATTGTGGTGGTTGTAAAGGATTCTTTGCTGCTGGATCAAGCCAATCTGGATATGTTGAAAGCACTAGAGGCAAAAAAGAACATTATTATAGCAATGTTCGGAAAAGGTAGTTACTTGCAGTATTTGAATGAAATAACCTCACCAATAATATGGAGTAGTTCTGAAGATGCGGTTGCCGCGAGTTTAGTAGCACAAATTATATGCGGTGGACGTGGTGTTCAGAATAAACTGGAAGAAAACTATTCTCCTAAATATGTGAAGGGAATGGGGGATGATGTTTTTCCGATACGATTGGCCTATTCTGTACCCGAAGAAGTCGGAATAAATTCTAATAACCTGTCGGAAATAGACAAGATCGTCAATAAGGCAATTGACGAGCAGGCTACTCCCGGTGCTGTTGTTTTAGTTGCTGTTAAAGGTAAAGTGATTTATAATAAAGCCTTTGGACATCCAACATACCAAGATAAACACCCTGTAGAGGTGAATGATATTTATGATTTAGCTTCAATAACTAAAATAGCGGCCACGACCATGGCGAGCATGAAATTATATGAAGAGGGAAAATTGAAGCTGGACGATATTGTAAGTAATTATATTAGCCGCACTAAAAAGACAGATAAAGCCAACATCAAAATAAAAGATATTCTGTTACATCAGGCTGGTTTTATCCCATTTATCCCGTTTTATCAGAATCTAAAACCAATGGACTATAGCCGGGATTCCAGTGCGGATTTTAGCGTAAAAGTAGCTGATAGCTTTTTTCTGAAGAAAGATTATTATAAAAATGTGATGTGGAAACAAATGCTTGAAGTCCCGTTGAAAACTCCCGGTAAATATGTATACAGTGATTTGAGTATGTATTACATGAAAGAGGTGATAGAGGGAATTACGGGTGAAACATTGCCGAAGTACGTTGAAGATAACTTTTATAAGCCGTTAGGAATGGATGCTACTTTATTTAATCCAAGAAATAGGTTTGATAAAAGTAGGATTATCCCTACGGAAAAGGATGAGTATTTCAGAAAAACATTACTTTGGGGATATGTTCATGATCAGGGCGCAGCCATGGCAGGCGGAGTTGCTGGGCATGCCGGACTTTTTTCGATAGCTACCGATTTGGCAACACTAGGTCAGATGCTTCTCAATAAGGGGGCATATGGAAGTGTTGAATATTTTAAACCCCAAACTGTGGAGTTGTTCACCTCCCGTCAATCTTCTGTAAGCAGAAGAGGCTTGGGATTTGACAGATGGGATCCTGATTTGAGCAAGAAATATCCATCAGAATTAGCTTCTCCCGAAACTTTTGGGCATACAGGCTATACTGGAACCTGTTTTTGGGTAGATCCGGCCCGCGAATTGATTTACGTGTTTTTGTCTAATAGAGTAAATCCGAAGGTTACGAATACATTGTTGCAGCTTAATGTGCGCTCAAATATTCAGGATGTAATTTACAAGGCAATAAACAATAAAAATGAATAA
- a CDS encoding rhomboid family intramembrane serine protease, giving the protein MREFRPLSNTFFPPVVKNLLIINGIMFLATNVFGGSLGLDLNRLLGLYYFESPNFRIWQIFTHLFMHGDIMHIFSNMLALWMFGSVLENYLGSKRFLQYYIITGLGAACLHLGVQYVEVQALKQNLSAATIHEVLTNGANVVKQGMMYSDPKAAAYTAALFFPTVGASGAVFGLLLAFGMLFPNALIYLYFFLPIKAKYFVILYGLFELYSGIANNPSDNVAHFAHIGGMIFGYILIKIWRIRRPGDFYM; this is encoded by the coding sequence ATGAGAGAGTTTAGACCCTTATCCAACACCTTTTTTCCACCTGTGGTTAAAAATCTTTTAATCATTAATGGTATTATGTTTTTGGCAACCAACGTATTTGGTGGCAGCCTGGGACTAGACTTAAACAGATTATTGGGATTATATTATTTCGAATCTCCTAATTTCAGGATATGGCAAATCTTTACACACCTATTCATGCATGGAGACATTATGCATATTTTTTCGAATATGCTGGCTTTATGGATGTTTGGTTCTGTGCTGGAAAACTATTTGGGTTCTAAACGGTTTTTACAATATTATATAATAACGGGTTTAGGAGCTGCATGTCTACACTTAGGAGTTCAATATGTAGAGGTTCAGGCTTTGAAACAAAATTTATCTGCCGCTACTATACATGAAGTGCTAACTAACGGAGCGAATGTAGTAAAACAGGGAATGATGTACAGTGATCCAAAAGCAGCAGCATATACTGCCGCGCTTTTCTTTCCAACTGTTGGAGCTTCGGGTGCTGTATTTGGGCTACTGCTCGCTTTTGGAATGTTGTTTCCTAATGCTTTGATATATCTATACTTCTTTTTACCAATAAAAGCGAAGTATTTTGTAATACTTTATGGACTTTTTGAGTTATATAGTGGTATAGCAAATAACCCTTCCGATAATGTCGCTCATTTCGCGCATATCGGGGGAATGATTTTTGGATATATACTGATTAAAATATGGCGAATTCGTAGGCCTGGTGATTTTTACATGTAA